The following are encoded together in the Hippoglossus stenolepis isolate QCI-W04-F060 chromosome 12, HSTE1.2, whole genome shotgun sequence genome:
- the LOC118119209 gene encoding monocarboxylate transporter 12-B isoform X1: MAVNKEEKPKEGRSTSGVTTAPEGGWGWMIVAGCFLATICIRAVTRCVSIFFVEFQLHFEQDYSTTAWIHSLIDCTTMLCAPLGGFLGSRVSCRATVILGGLLSAAGFILSSFASSLEYLYTSLGILTGLGFALSYTPAIAMVGRYFNERKALAYGIAQSGSGIGTFILAPVVQLLIEQYSWRGALLILGGFVSNLCVVGALMKPLEPKGEGKSEKLTNSEHDCLTTVLDTKDTEKVPADCSQGEPKQLEISNLKETRGLLISNGAFKNIRLENDKLSERNIALLSGQTEIKIAECILFSNKLTETVLGEIKRSDAKLANGSTIEDMKLIESMILSGKADKTDLKTEDPGLTETKPDAVSPPPALVNTNPSSRSRCFCLESTEEFGFLVRPDFLILSVSFLFLAYGCSAPVVYLVPYALSVGVDHKHAAFLMSIFGVSGIVGNITFGWVTDRKCLKKYRMLSFMVALGLEGLCCMFAPLLRSFSLLVSFAVLYGYFDGAYVALIPVVTSDIVGSTHLTSGLGVVYFLHAIPYLISPPIGGWLVDRTGDYAATFLLSGACFMLSSAVLISTMLVRRCRRSKCSSAAHLDPNRCASVAAQQGII, from the exons ATGTGTTTCCATCTTCTTCGTGGAGTTCCAGCTGCACTTCGAGCAGGATTATTCCACCACCGCCTGGATCCACAGTCTGATTGACTGTACCACCATGCTCTGTG ctcctctgggtgGTTTCCTCGGGAGCCGAGTGTCCTGCAGAGCGACGGTGATTCTGGGAGGTTTGCTGTCGGCTGCCGGATTCATCCTCAGCTCCTTCGCTTCCAGTCTGGAATATCTCTACACTTCCCTGGGGATCCTCACAG GTCTTGGCTTTGCTCTCAGCTACACACCAGCCATAGCGATGGTTGGGAGGTACTTCAATGAGAGGAAAGCTCTGGCCTATGGCATCGCCCAGTCCG GTAGCGGCATCGGGACCTTCATCCTGGCTCCTGTCGTCCAGCTGCTCATTGAGCAATACTCCTGGAGAGGAGCTCTGCTCATCCTGGGAGGATTTGTTTCCAACCTGTGTGTTGTTGGAGCTCTGATGAAGCCGCTGGAGCCAAAAGGTGAAGG GAAATCCGAGAAGTTGACTAACTCAGAGCACGACTGCCTGACAACAGTGCTGGACACGAAAGACACTGAAAAAGTTCCAGCTGACTGCAGCCAGGGGGAGCCAAAGCAGCTGGAAATAAGCAACTTGAAGGAAACTCGAGGGCTGCTCATCTCCAACGGAGCGTTTAAAAACATCAGACTGGAAAACGACAAACTGTCTGAGAGGAACATAGCCCTGCTCTCAggtcaaacagaaataaagataGCTGAGTGCATTTTATTCAGCAACAAGCTAACGGAGACGGTGCTCGGGGAGATCAAACGCTCGGATGCCAAATTAGCAAACGGAAGCACGATTGAGGACATGAAGTTAATTGAATCCATGATCTTGAGCGGTAAAGCTGACAAGACAGATTTGAAGACAGAAGACCCAGGACTCACTGAAACCAAACCGGACGCCGTCAGCCCTCCTCCTGCGTTAGTGAACACGAACCCTTCATCCAGAAGTCGGTGTTTTTGCCTCGAGTCCACCGAGGAGTTTGGATTCCTTGTGAGGCCCGACTTCCTGATTCTGTCGGTGTCCTTCCTGTTTTTGGCGTACGGCTGCAGCGCTCCAGTGGTTTACCTGGTCCCATACGCCCTCAGTGTGGGGGTGGACCACAAGCACGCCGCCTTCCTCATGTCCATATTTGGAGTCAGTGGCATTGTGGGGAACATCACCTTCGGATGGGTCACGGACAGGAA GTGTCTGAAGAAGTATCGCATGCTGAGCTTCATGGTGGCGCTCGGCTTGGAGGGCCTCTGCTGCATGTTCGCCCCCCTCCTGCGCTCCTTCTCGCTCCTCGTCTCGTTTGCCGTGCTCTACGGATACTTTGACGGAGCGTACGTGGCGCTCATCCCAGTGGTGACCTCTGACATCGTGGGCTCCACCCATCTCACCTCCGGCCTGGGTGTGGTCTACTTCCTGCACGCTATCCCTTACCTGATCAGCCCGCCGATAGGAG gttgGTTGGTCGACAGGACCGGCGACTATGCAGCGACCTTCCTCCTCAGCGGCGCTTGCTTCATGCTCAGCTCCGCGGTCCTAATCTCCACCATGTTAGTCCGACGCTGCCGCAGGTCCAAGTGTAGCTCAGCTGCTCATTTAGATCCGAATCGTTGTGCTTCTGTTGCCGCTCAGCAGGGAATCATATGA
- the LOC118119209 gene encoding monocarboxylate transporter 12-B isoform X2 has product MLCAPLGGFLGSRVSCRATVILGGLLSAAGFILSSFASSLEYLYTSLGILTGLGFALSYTPAIAMVGRYFNERKALAYGIAQSGSGIGTFILAPVVQLLIEQYSWRGALLILGGFVSNLCVVGALMKPLEPKGEGKSEKLTNSEHDCLTTVLDTKDTEKVPADCSQGEPKQLEISNLKETRGLLISNGAFKNIRLENDKLSERNIALLSGQTEIKIAECILFSNKLTETVLGEIKRSDAKLANGSTIEDMKLIESMILSGKADKTDLKTEDPGLTETKPDAVSPPPALVNTNPSSRSRCFCLESTEEFGFLVRPDFLILSVSFLFLAYGCSAPVVYLVPYALSVGVDHKHAAFLMSIFGVSGIVGNITFGWVTDRKCLKKYRMLSFMVALGLEGLCCMFAPLLRSFSLLVSFAVLYGYFDGAYVALIPVVTSDIVGSTHLTSGLGVVYFLHAIPYLISPPIGGWLVDRTGDYAATFLLSGACFMLSSAVLISTMLVRRCRRSKCSSAAHLDPNRCASVAAQQGII; this is encoded by the exons ATGCTCTGTG ctcctctgggtgGTTTCCTCGGGAGCCGAGTGTCCTGCAGAGCGACGGTGATTCTGGGAGGTTTGCTGTCGGCTGCCGGATTCATCCTCAGCTCCTTCGCTTCCAGTCTGGAATATCTCTACACTTCCCTGGGGATCCTCACAG GTCTTGGCTTTGCTCTCAGCTACACACCAGCCATAGCGATGGTTGGGAGGTACTTCAATGAGAGGAAAGCTCTGGCCTATGGCATCGCCCAGTCCG GTAGCGGCATCGGGACCTTCATCCTGGCTCCTGTCGTCCAGCTGCTCATTGAGCAATACTCCTGGAGAGGAGCTCTGCTCATCCTGGGAGGATTTGTTTCCAACCTGTGTGTTGTTGGAGCTCTGATGAAGCCGCTGGAGCCAAAAGGTGAAGG GAAATCCGAGAAGTTGACTAACTCAGAGCACGACTGCCTGACAACAGTGCTGGACACGAAAGACACTGAAAAAGTTCCAGCTGACTGCAGCCAGGGGGAGCCAAAGCAGCTGGAAATAAGCAACTTGAAGGAAACTCGAGGGCTGCTCATCTCCAACGGAGCGTTTAAAAACATCAGACTGGAAAACGACAAACTGTCTGAGAGGAACATAGCCCTGCTCTCAggtcaaacagaaataaagataGCTGAGTGCATTTTATTCAGCAACAAGCTAACGGAGACGGTGCTCGGGGAGATCAAACGCTCGGATGCCAAATTAGCAAACGGAAGCACGATTGAGGACATGAAGTTAATTGAATCCATGATCTTGAGCGGTAAAGCTGACAAGACAGATTTGAAGACAGAAGACCCAGGACTCACTGAAACCAAACCGGACGCCGTCAGCCCTCCTCCTGCGTTAGTGAACACGAACCCTTCATCCAGAAGTCGGTGTTTTTGCCTCGAGTCCACCGAGGAGTTTGGATTCCTTGTGAGGCCCGACTTCCTGATTCTGTCGGTGTCCTTCCTGTTTTTGGCGTACGGCTGCAGCGCTCCAGTGGTTTACCTGGTCCCATACGCCCTCAGTGTGGGGGTGGACCACAAGCACGCCGCCTTCCTCATGTCCATATTTGGAGTCAGTGGCATTGTGGGGAACATCACCTTCGGATGGGTCACGGACAGGAA GTGTCTGAAGAAGTATCGCATGCTGAGCTTCATGGTGGCGCTCGGCTTGGAGGGCCTCTGCTGCATGTTCGCCCCCCTCCTGCGCTCCTTCTCGCTCCTCGTCTCGTTTGCCGTGCTCTACGGATACTTTGACGGAGCGTACGTGGCGCTCATCCCAGTGGTGACCTCTGACATCGTGGGCTCCACCCATCTCACCTCCGGCCTGGGTGTGGTCTACTTCCTGCACGCTATCCCTTACCTGATCAGCCCGCCGATAGGAG gttgGTTGGTCGACAGGACCGGCGACTATGCAGCGACCTTCCTCCTCAGCGGCGCTTGCTTCATGCTCAGCTCCGCGGTCCTAATCTCCACCATGTTAGTCCGACGCTGCCGCAGGTCCAAGTGTAGCTCAGCTGCTCATTTAGATCCGAATCGTTGTGCTTCTGTTGCCGCTCAGCAGGGAATCATATGA